In Chlamydiota bacterium, a single genomic region encodes these proteins:
- a CDS encoding RnfABCDGE type electron transport complex subunit B produces the protein MSSVVLYSTVVLGAMGLALGFLLAVFSRIFAVRLDPRIEAVSDALAGLNCGVCGYPGCASFAEAIVAGKAAANGCAPGGRQTVHKIAAILGGEAVFAEPMVAAVRCRGGRSAAKERAVYRGIRDCVSAELIGAGPKACVYGCLGMGSCVDACPFGALRMGAENLPELVEEKCTACGKCVAACPRRIIALVPRRQKVYLGCVSRDRGKRVKEVCAAGCTACGLCASPKVTPSGKVVLRGNLPDFPPDWEDFKAAAEKCPSHCFVLRP, from the coding sequence ATGTCTTCGGTGGTGCTCTACTCCACGGTCGTCCTCGGGGCGATGGGCCTCGCCCTCGGCTTCCTGCTCGCGGTCTTCAGCCGCATCTTCGCGGTGCGGCTCGACCCGAGGATCGAGGCGGTCTCCGACGCGTTGGCCGGGCTCAACTGCGGCGTCTGCGGCTACCCCGGCTGCGCCTCGTTCGCCGAGGCGATCGTGGCGGGGAAGGCGGCCGCGAACGGGTGCGCCCCGGGCGGGCGCCAGACGGTGCACAAGATCGCCGCGATCCTCGGCGGGGAGGCCGTCTTCGCCGAACCGATGGTCGCCGCGGTCCGGTGCAGGGGGGGGAGGAGCGCGGCGAAGGAACGGGCGGTCTACCGGGGCATCCGCGACTGCGTGTCGGCCGAACTGATCGGGGCGGGTCCCAAGGCGTGCGTCTACGGCTGCCTCGGGATGGGCTCCTGCGTCGACGCCTGCCCGTTCGGGGCGCTCCGGATGGGCGCCGAGAACCTTCCTGAACTGGTCGAGGAGAAGTGCACGGCGTGCGGGAAATGCGTCGCGGCCTGCCCGCGGCGGATCATCGCCCTGGTCCCCCGCCGGCAGAAGGTTTATCTGGGGTGCGTGTCGCGGGACAGGGGGAAACGGGTGAAGGAGGTCTGCGCCGCGGGGTGCACGGCGTGCGGTCTCTGCGCGAGCCCGAAGGTGACGCCGTCGGGGAAGGTGGTCTTGCGCGGCAACCTCCCCGATTTCCCGCCGGACTGGGAGGATTTCAAGGCCGCCGCGGAGAAGTGCCCGTCGCACTGCTTCGTCCTCCGCCCCTGA
- a CDS encoding RnfABCDGE type electron transport complex subunit A, which yields MDLFELFSIFIGVALVHNFIFCQFLGLCPYIGVTERTSSAMGMGMAVIFVMVISSAITWAVYQWLLVPLKITYLYIIAFILVIAAFVQLVEMFLQKSVPALYRALGIYLPLITTNCAVLGVVVLNMRLFDSPNSLVKCVIQGFGGGAGFMLAMLIMAGIRERLELADVPAALRGMPIALITAGLTAIAFLGFAGLSI from the coding sequence ATGGATCTCTTTGAACTCTTCTCCATATTCATCGGCGTCGCCCTGGTGCACAACTTCATCTTCTGCCAGTTCCTCGGCCTCTGTCCGTACATCGGCGTGACCGAGCGGACCTCCTCCGCGATGGGGATGGGGATGGCGGTCATCTTCGTGATGGTGATCTCCTCCGCGATCACCTGGGCGGTCTACCAGTGGCTGCTCGTGCCGCTCAAGATCACCTACCTGTACATCATCGCCTTCATCCTGGTGATCGCCGCGTTCGTCCAGCTCGTGGAGATGTTCCTCCAGAAATCGGTCCCCGCCTTGTACCGGGCGCTCGGCATCTACCTGCCGCTCATCACCACCAACTGCGCGGTGCTCGGCGTGGTGGTGCTCAACATGCGGCTCTTCGACTCGCCGAACAGCCTCGTGAAATGCGTCATCCAGGGGTTCGGGGGAGGGGCGGGTTTCATGCTCGCGATGCTCATCATGGCCGGGATACGGGAGCGGCTCGAGCTCGCGGACGTCCCCGCGGCGCTCAGGGGGATGCCGATCGCCCTCATCACCGCGGGGCTCACCGCGATCGCGTTCCTCGGTTTTGCGGGGTTGTCGATATAG
- a CDS encoding bifunctional 5,10-methylenetetrahydrofolate dehydrogenase/5,10-methenyltetrahydrofolate cyclohydrolase, translating into MLLDGTRIGAEIRREVAGGVAALRRERGVVPGIAFVSVGDDPASRSYVAMKEKGCAEVGIRSRQCTFPAAVGKGPLLETIRLLNLDPAIHGILVQLPLPPGIDALEILSAVSPEKDVDGFHPLNAGRTLLGAGGFRACTPAGIVELLLRSGGSWEGKDVVVVGRSAIVGKPLAAMLMQRDRRANATVTVCHTGTRDLAAHTRRADIVVAALGQPRFLKAAMVREGVTVIDVGINRIEDPASPRGYRIAGDVDFDEVAPKAEAISPVPGGVGPMTIAMLLSNTLLAARRLAR; encoded by the coding sequence ATGCTTTTGGACGGCACAAGGATAGGCGCGGAGATCCGGCGCGAGGTCGCCGGCGGCGTGGCGGCGCTCCGCCGGGAGCGGGGCGTCGTTCCCGGCATCGCCTTCGTCTCCGTCGGCGACGACCCCGCCTCCCGTTCCTACGTGGCGATGAAGGAGAAGGGCTGCGCCGAGGTCGGGATACGCTCCCGGCAATGCACCTTCCCCGCCGCCGTCGGGAAGGGCCCGCTCCTCGAGACGATCCGCCTCCTCAACCTCGATCCGGCGATCCACGGCATCCTCGTCCAGCTCCCCCTGCCGCCCGGCATCGACGCCCTCGAAATCCTCTCGGCGGTCTCGCCGGAGAAGGACGTGGACGGGTTCCACCCGCTCAACGCCGGGAGGACGCTGCTCGGCGCCGGGGGATTCCGCGCGTGCACGCCGGCGGGCATCGTCGAGCTCCTCCTGCGCTCGGGCGGTTCGTGGGAGGGGAAGGACGTGGTGGTGGTCGGGCGCAGCGCGATCGTGGGGAAGCCGCTCGCCGCGATGCTGATGCAGCGGGACAGGCGGGCGAACGCGACCGTGACGGTCTGCCACACCGGGACGCGCGATCTCGCCGCGCACACCCGGCGCGCCGACATCGTGGTCGCGGCGCTCGGGCAGCCGCGCTTCCTCAAGGCGGCGATGGTCCGCGAGGGCGTCACGGTCATCGACGTCGGCATCAACAGGATCGAGGACCCCGCCTCCCCGCGCGGCTACCGGATCGCGGGCGACGTGGATTTCGACGAGGTCGCCCCGAAGGCGGAGGCGATCTCCCCCGTCCCGGGAGGCGTCGGGCCGATGACCATCGCGATGCTCCTGTCCAACACGCTCCTGGCCGCGCGCCGGCTGGCCCGCTGA
- the rsxE gene encoding electron transport complex subunit RsxE, translated as MNATKRKQDGLWNEFAKGLFAQNPIFVIVLGLCPTLAVSVSIENAIGMGAAASFVLLASNIVIAALMALFGKILSPGMLAQVKKIRIPIYIVIIASFVTIVDLLMNGFAPALYAKLGLYVPLIVVNCIILGRAEAFAASNGVVASALDALGMGLGFTLAMLLLSTVREVIGAGKFYGYPVFGPGYSPMLILTLAPGALLTFGLFMGLFRHLKNMRGGNGSL; from the coding sequence ATGAACGCCACGAAAAGGAAACAGGACGGCTTGTGGAACGAGTTTGCGAAGGGGCTCTTCGCCCAGAACCCGATCTTCGTGATCGTCCTCGGCCTCTGCCCGACGCTCGCCGTATCGGTGAGCATCGAGAACGCGATCGGGATGGGGGCGGCCGCCAGCTTCGTGCTCCTGGCGTCGAACATCGTCATCGCGGCCCTGATGGCGCTTTTCGGCAAGATCCTCTCGCCGGGGATGCTCGCCCAGGTGAAGAAGATCAGGATACCGATCTACATCGTGATCATCGCCTCGTTCGTCACCATCGTGGATTTGCTGATGAACGGCTTCGCCCCGGCGCTCTACGCGAAGCTCGGCCTCTACGTCCCGCTGATCGTGGTCAACTGCATCATCCTGGGCCGGGCGGAGGCGTTCGCGGCGTCGAACGGCGTCGTCGCCTCGGCGCTCGACGCCCTCGGAATGGGGCTCGGCTTCACGCTGGCGATGCTCCTCCTCTCCACCGTGCGCGAGGTGATCGGGGCCGGGAAATTCTACGGGTACCCGGTCTTCGGCCCCGGCTACTCTCCGATGCTCATCCTCACGCTCGCCCCCGGGGCGCTCCTCACCTTCGGGCTGTTCATGGGGCTCTTCAGGCATCTGAAGAACATGCGAGGCGGCAATGGATCTCTTTGA
- a CDS encoding RnfABCDGE type electron transport complex subunit D gives MADASRLLILSSPPFVREGDSVARVMWRVNLALLPALAWGVWSFGPDALRVTAACAAACVLTEAAIQRLRGKPVTVADGSAVVTGILLALNLPPGIPTWMTVVGSVVAIAVAKQAFGGLGFNIFNPALIGRAFLMASYPAPMTSWRPYGAWDAVTTATPLGIVKEKLSAALPSYAEMLFGKTGGCIGETSTLLLLAGALYLLWRGDITWHVPASFLASLALVSRLSGRDPLFSLLAGGAVLGACFMATDMVTVPLSGKGRLIFGAGCGCIAGMIRAWGGYPEGVCYAILLMNAFTPVIDRYTQPRRFGGRRRSAG, from the coding sequence GTGGCTGACGCGTCCCGGCTTCTGATCCTCTCCTCCCCGCCGTTCGTGCGCGAGGGGGATTCGGTCGCGAGGGTGATGTGGCGCGTGAATCTGGCCCTGCTCCCCGCCCTGGCGTGGGGGGTCTGGTCGTTCGGGCCCGACGCCCTGCGCGTCACCGCGGCCTGCGCGGCGGCCTGCGTGCTCACCGAGGCGGCGATCCAGAGGCTGCGCGGGAAGCCGGTGACGGTGGCCGACGGAAGCGCTGTCGTGACCGGCATCCTGCTCGCCCTCAACCTCCCGCCCGGCATCCCGACCTGGATGACCGTCGTCGGGAGCGTCGTCGCCATCGCCGTCGCGAAGCAGGCGTTCGGGGGGCTCGGCTTCAATATCTTCAACCCGGCCCTGATCGGGCGGGCGTTTCTGATGGCCTCGTATCCGGCCCCGATGACCTCCTGGCGCCCCTACGGCGCGTGGGACGCCGTCACGACGGCGACCCCGCTCGGGATCGTCAAGGAGAAGCTCTCGGCCGCGCTCCCCTCGTACGCGGAGATGTTGTTCGGGAAAACCGGCGGCTGCATCGGCGAGACCTCGACGCTGCTGCTCCTCGCCGGGGCGCTGTACCTGCTCTGGAGAGGCGACATCACCTGGCATGTCCCGGCATCCTTCCTCGCGTCGCTCGCCCTCGTCAGCCGCCTGAGCGGCCGCGATCCGCTTTTCTCGCTGCTGGCGGGGGGGGCCGTGCTGGGCGCCTGCTTCATGGCCACCGACATGGTGACCGTGCCGCTCTCGGGGAAGGGGAGGCTGATCTTCGGCGCGGGGTGCGGCTGCATCGCCGGCATGATACGCGCCTGGGGCGGCTATCCGGAGGGGGTCTGCTACGCCATCCTCCTCATGAACGCGTTCACGCCGGTGATCGACCGGTACACGCAGCCCCGCCGTTTCGGCGGGAGGCGGAGGAGCGCGGGATGA
- the mfd gene encoding transcription-repair coupling factor, which yields MRSDLRAPPADLEAARRLLADCCLRAPSAARLLDRLASGESPGVSGVFGSASAVLLAAARERLRKPILLVTPGPREAEEAAGDLATVAGGSILLFPAWETLPGEGIEPHPDLVGDRFRALAALAAARPAGAPPIVVAPARAIAQRVPLPAAFAAEILCIRRGGSVSIEELVRRLEGGGYRRVEMVEWKGEYCVRGGIVDVFPPDAEEPVRLELWGDEAATIRSFHAGTQRASGELDAVALTPASEKALLERRAAARGTILDYLPASALVALQEPAAVDKAFDGLQGTAGAFLSPEETRAALDARQALRLALLPADGLEMTLSPDFRSLEPYRALALGPETGGGWGGRIFTQLAEWAAAGARICLFCNAAGERQRLEELLRERGIVLPPESVVALGSLRAGFFSPAGRLAVVTDGELFARYRVRRFRRRFKGTAQITGFAAFRAGDRVVHAGHGIGIYRGVARLPKDGVERDFLVLEYAEKAKLYVPIDQAGLVERYVGVGKGAPLLDRLGGSRWKSARVAAQRAIFDYAAEILQLQAARRAQPGFAFPAGGDWEREFEEAFIYEETPDQAAAIAEMKRDMESPHPMDRLICGDVGYGKTEVAMRAAFKAVTAGKQAAVLVPTTVLAQQHLRTFSDRFADYPVRIEMLSRFRTGREQAAVLEGLADGTVDIVIGTHRLVQGDVAFKDLGLVIIDEEQRFGVRHKERLKKLRLTVDVLTLTATPIPRTLYLSLSGIRDMSTIETPPEDRLSVETTVRGYDRRLIAEAIRRELAREGQVYLVHNRIETIDRAREAVERLVSEATVAVAHGRMGDEELEEVMRRFVEGDVDVLVCTTIIQSGLDIPNANTILIDRADRFGLAELYQLRGRVGRYRHRAYAYLLYPPGERLLDDAQQRLQAILDHPGLGAGFRIALRDLEIRGAGNILGHEQSGHIAAIGFDLYCKLLKRSVDRMRGKEITGIEEIGVNLPYRAEIAAAYVPSESQRIDLYRRMGGISAESDVEALEGEMRDRFGPPPPETKLLIEICRLRLAARERGIRSVSLKEDRIVAVRHGEELRPGGRYPRLVARDPLAAVREIRNTLARL from the coding sequence ATGCGTTCCGATCTCCGCGCACCCCCCGCCGACCTGGAGGCGGCGCGCCGCCTCCTCGCGGACTGCTGCCTGCGCGCCCCCTCCGCGGCGCGTCTGCTCGACCGCCTCGCCTCCGGCGAATCGCCCGGCGTCTCCGGCGTCTTCGGTTCCGCCTCCGCCGTGCTGCTCGCGGCGGCGCGGGAGCGGCTCCGGAAGCCGATCCTCCTCGTGACGCCGGGGCCGCGCGAGGCCGAGGAGGCCGCCGGGGACCTCGCCACGGTCGCGGGCGGATCGATCCTGCTCTTCCCGGCGTGGGAGACGCTGCCCGGGGAGGGGATCGAACCGCACCCGGATCTGGTAGGCGACCGGTTCCGCGCCCTCGCCGCCCTCGCCGCTGCGCGGCCCGCCGGCGCCCCCCCGATCGTCGTCGCCCCCGCGCGGGCGATCGCCCAGCGCGTCCCGCTCCCCGCGGCGTTCGCCGCGGAGATCCTCTGCATCCGCCGCGGGGGGAGCGTTTCGATCGAGGAGCTCGTCAGGCGGCTCGAGGGGGGCGGCTACCGCAGGGTGGAGATGGTCGAGTGGAAGGGGGAGTACTGTGTCCGGGGCGGCATCGTCGACGTCTTCCCCCCCGACGCGGAGGAGCCGGTGCGGCTGGAGCTCTGGGGCGACGAGGCGGCGACGATCAGGTCGTTCCACGCGGGGACGCAGCGCGCCTCCGGGGAACTGGACGCCGTCGCGCTCACCCCGGCGTCCGAGAAGGCCCTCCTCGAACGCCGGGCGGCGGCGCGGGGGACCATCCTCGACTACCTCCCGGCGAGCGCCCTCGTGGCGCTGCAGGAGCCCGCGGCGGTGGACAAGGCGTTCGACGGCCTCCAGGGGACCGCCGGGGCGTTCCTCTCCCCGGAAGAGACGAGAGCGGCCCTGGATGCGCGGCAGGCGCTGCGCCTCGCCCTGCTGCCGGCCGACGGCCTCGAGATGACGCTCTCTCCGGATTTCCGATCGCTCGAGCCGTACCGCGCCCTCGCCCTGGGGCCGGAGACGGGCGGGGGGTGGGGGGGGCGCATCTTCACGCAGCTGGCGGAGTGGGCCGCCGCGGGGGCGCGGATCTGCCTCTTCTGCAACGCCGCGGGGGAGCGGCAGCGTTTGGAGGAGCTGCTCCGCGAGCGCGGCATCGTCTTGCCGCCCGAGAGCGTTGTCGCGCTGGGTTCGTTGCGCGCGGGGTTCTTCTCGCCCGCGGGACGCCTCGCCGTCGTCACCGACGGGGAGCTGTTCGCGCGCTACCGCGTGCGGCGCTTCCGGAGAAGATTCAAGGGCACCGCCCAGATCACGGGGTTCGCGGCATTCAGGGCCGGCGACCGCGTGGTGCACGCGGGGCACGGGATCGGGATCTACCGCGGCGTGGCGAGGCTCCCGAAGGACGGCGTCGAGCGCGACTTCCTCGTCCTCGAGTACGCGGAGAAGGCCAAGCTCTACGTCCCGATTGACCAGGCGGGGCTCGTGGAGCGGTACGTGGGGGTCGGGAAGGGGGCGCCGCTCCTCGACCGGCTCGGCGGCTCCCGCTGGAAATCCGCGCGGGTGGCGGCGCAGCGGGCGATATTCGACTACGCGGCGGAGATCCTCCAGCTCCAGGCCGCGCGGCGGGCGCAGCCCGGCTTCGCCTTCCCGGCGGGCGGGGACTGGGAGCGGGAGTTCGAGGAGGCGTTCATCTACGAGGAGACGCCGGACCAGGCGGCGGCGATCGCGGAGATGAAACGCGACATGGAGAGCCCGCACCCGATGGACCGCCTCATCTGCGGGGACGTCGGCTACGGGAAGACCGAGGTGGCGATGCGGGCCGCATTCAAGGCGGTGACGGCGGGGAAGCAGGCTGCCGTGCTCGTCCCCACGACGGTCCTGGCGCAGCAGCACCTGCGCACCTTCTCGGACCGTTTCGCCGACTACCCGGTGCGGATCGAGATGCTGAGCCGATTCCGCACCGGCCGGGAACAGGCGGCGGTGCTCGAGGGGCTTGCAGACGGGACGGTCGACATCGTCATCGGGACGCACCGCCTCGTCCAGGGCGACGTGGCGTTCAAGGATCTCGGGCTCGTCATCATCGACGAGGAGCAGCGGTTCGGCGTCCGGCACAAGGAGCGGCTGAAGAAGCTCCGCCTCACGGTGGACGTGCTCACCCTCACGGCGACGCCGATCCCGCGCACCCTCTACCTGTCGCTGTCGGGGATACGGGACATGTCCACGATCGAAACCCCGCCGGAGGACCGGCTGTCGGTCGAGACGACGGTGCGGGGGTACGACAGGCGCCTCATCGCGGAGGCGATCCGGCGCGAGCTCGCCCGGGAGGGGCAGGTCTATCTCGTCCACAACCGCATCGAGACGATCGACCGGGCGAGGGAGGCGGTGGAGCGGCTCGTTTCCGAGGCGACGGTGGCCGTCGCGCACGGGCGGATGGGGGACGAGGAGCTCGAGGAGGTGATGCGCCGCTTCGTCGAGGGGGATGTCGACGTCCTCGTCTGCACGACCATCATCCAATCCGGCCTCGATATCCCCAACGCCAACACCATCCTCATCGACCGCGCGGACCGGTTCGGCCTCGCCGAGCTCTACCAACTGCGCGGGCGCGTCGGGCGCTACCGGCACCGGGCCTACGCCTATCTCCTCTACCCGCCGGGGGAGCGGCTCCTCGACGACGCGCAGCAGCGCCTGCAGGCGATCCTCGACCATCCGGGCCTCGGCGCCGGCTTCAGGATCGCCCTGCGCGACCTCGAGATCCGGGGCGCGGGGAACATCCTCGGGCACGAGCAGAGCGGCCACATCGCCGCCATCGGCTTCGATCTCTACTGCAAACTGTTGAAGCGGAGCGTCGACCGGATGCGGGGGAAGGAGATCACCGGCATCGAGGAGATCGGGGTGAACCTCCCGTACCGGGCGGAGATCGCCGCGGCGTACGTTCCGTCGGAGTCCCAGCGGATAGATCTGTACCGGAGGATGGGGGGGATCAGCGCGGAATCGGACGTGGAGGCGCTCGAGGGGGAGATGCGCGACCGGTTCGGGCCGCCTCCGCCCGAGACGAAGCTCCTCATCGAGATCTGCCGGCTGCGGCTCGCCGCGCGGGAGCGGGGGATCAGGTCG
- a CDS encoding RnfABCDGE type electron transport complex subunit G: MGDIAKLCLILTVVCVLNGLALGYVYDATRAAIDRSAAGRLASSLALVVPGAKSFSEKKQASLAGGRSLDYYEGFDAEGKAVGYALSAERQGYQSLLRMLVGIDGAGVILGMRVLEQAETPGLGARVDEVETRETLWGRLAALLGAGRAAGGEAPGEPWFQAQYRGLAPSELKLLASAETGGGIHAVTGATVTSRAITDAVRESIELFLAAKKDGGR; encoded by the coding sequence ATGGGCGACATCGCGAAGCTCTGCCTCATCCTGACCGTTGTCTGCGTCCTGAACGGACTGGCGCTCGGCTACGTCTACGACGCGACGAGGGCGGCGATCGATCGGAGCGCGGCCGGGCGGCTGGCCTCCTCCCTCGCGCTGGTCGTGCCCGGCGCAAAGAGTTTTTCGGAGAAGAAGCAGGCCTCCCTCGCGGGCGGTCGTTCGCTCGACTACTATGAGGGGTTCGACGCCGAGGGGAAGGCCGTCGGCTACGCCCTCTCCGCGGAGCGGCAGGGGTATCAGAGTCTTCTCAGAATGCTCGTGGGGATCGACGGGGCGGGGGTCATCCTGGGGATGCGGGTTCTCGAGCAGGCCGAGACCCCCGGGCTGGGGGCGCGCGTGGACGAGGTGGAAACGCGCGAGACGCTCTGGGGCCGTCTTGCGGCCCTCCTCGGCGCCGGGCGTGCGGCGGGGGGGGAGGCGCCCGGGGAGCCGTGGTTCCAGGCGCAGTACCGGGGGCTCGCGCCGAGCGAACTGAAGCTCCTCGCCTCCGCGGAGACGGGCGGCGGGATCCACGCCGTCACCGGCGCCACGGTCACGAGCCGCGCGATCACGGATGCGGTCCGGGAGTCGATCGAGCTCTTCCTCGCGGCGAAGAAGGACGGCGGCCGATGA